In the Aristaeella hokkaidonensis genome, TGGATGGGTTGATGAGGAAGGATATCCGGATTTCAGGGTATATTATCGCGGCTGGGCTTGGCTGATGGAACAGCCCTTCAATATAGGCGAACACTACATGGCAGTGTGCAACAGCATGATGACCATGACAGAGACCCAGCAGGAGCATCCGATGATAAGCTCCATCACTTATAAAGAGGCAGGATGCTTTACGGATTTTCTTGTGGAACGATTCGGGAAAGACCTGGTATTTACTCATCTGAATGTTGACGGCAAAGGGTTTCAGGAAGCATACGGAAAGAGCTTTGAGGAGCTGTTTACGGAGTGGAAGCAGGAAAACACGAAGCTGTGTGAAGAATGGGGTATAGTATCATTGATAAACGGGAACTGAGACAATGATGCCATAATCGCTGATACAGGAGGACTGAAGACAATGCGCAATGCATAATACCCAATGAAATAAAAAATGAAGAGAGGTATATGCATGAACTATTTTGTGGAAGGTTTACAGGGGAGCGGAAAAAGCTCGCTGGCCCGCATGATTGCAGAAAAGAAACCGGAGTATGTTTTAAAACAGGAAGGGGATTATTCCCCGGTGGAACTGGCCTGGTGCGCGTATCTGAACGAGGATCAGTATCAGAAAATCCTGAAGAAGTATCCGGAAATGCGGAAGGAAATAGAGGAAAAAACATACGCCGAAGGAGAAAAGAAGATTGTCTGCTACACGAAGATCCGGACCGACAACCACGGGTTCTACCAGGATCTGGAGCAGTATGAGATCTACAATAACCGAGTAAGCTGGGAAGAATTCCAGGACATTGTGCTGAGCCGGTACCGGAACTGGAACCAGGACGGGATGATCTTTGAATGCTCCCTGTTCCAGAATACGGTGGAGGATATGATCCTGTTCCGGAATGCCTTGGATGATGAAATCGTTGCATTCTATAGGAAGGTCCGGGAAGCACTGGAAGGCAAGGAATACCGTATCGTGCTCCTGAAGGCGGAAGACGTACGGGGAAACCTGGCGGTAATCCGGAAGGAGCGGTCTGACGAGCAGGGAAACGAATTGTGGTTCCCGATGATGATGCAGTATTTCAACGAGTGCCCTCACGCAAAGGCCAGGGGCCTGGAAGGCGAGGAAGCACTGATCCGGCACTTTATTCACCGGCAGGAACTGGAACTGAAACTGTGCGAGGAAGTATTCCCGGATAAGTACATCGTTCTGACGTCGAAGAAATACACTGAGAAGGACATACAAAATATAATAAATGAATACTGAAAACTTAAGACTGAAAACTTAAAAATGATCGCCTGTGGACGGGAAGAGTGCAGAGTGTGCTTGCCTGCAAATGGGCGAGTTGGCAAGTATAGGGAGCAAGCAATGCAAGCAATAAAATGTGAAGTGTGCGGGAGCTCGGACCTGATCAAGAAGGACGGGATCTTTGTATGCCGGTACTGCGGAATGCAGTACAGCCTTCCGGAAGTGCAGAAGATGCTGGGCACCGTAAAGATTGATAAAACGGAAGAACGGAACAACTACTTTATCCTGGCCAGGCGCTTCTTTGCCGGGACCAACTATGCGGACGCCCTGAAATACTACGACCTGGCACTCCGGGAGGATCCGCAGAACTGGGAAGCGATCTACCTGTATGCCGTCACCTCGGTGGCAACGCAGGACTGCAACTATCTGTACAGGAACCTGGAAAGCATCATCAACATGTCCAAAGTGTACCTGCGGCAGATTGCGACGGATACCCCGGAAGAAAACCAGATGGTGGATGTGAACCTGTTCATTGACGCTCATACGCTGTTTATCCGCAAGGGAACGGAACTGATGGCGGACTATATTCGGAACAGCGGGGCGGACATGCGGAAACCGGAGAATTATTACTATGCCTTCGGGTACAGCGCAATCGATGTCTACGGCACGCTGCGGGAACTGTTCAGCTGCTTCCCGGAGTGCATTGAGCGATATGAGGAGTTCCTGCTGGAAATGATCGCCGCCAGGCCGGAATGCTTTGAACGGAAAGCCAGGAAGGAAATCCTGAAGCAGTTGTCTAAAAAGATAAAGAAGAGAAAGCGAGCGAAAATATAAATTCAGAATTCAGAAATAAGAATTCAGAATGATTGGTTTGGAACGTTACGAAGAGACTGAAGTGAATAGTGAAGAGTGTATAGTGTAGAGATGCCGCAAAGCGGCAGTGTAGAGTTGCCAGCCTTTGAACAGGCTGGCGAAAGGAGGAAACATTGTATGTCTATGCCGTTTGAACCGGAAGAGATTGATGATCTGGATGAAATCCTGCTGGACGAAATGGATCAGGAGGAACTGGCAGACTTCAAGGAGCAGCTTCTGGAAACCTTGGACCAGATGATGACCCTGGAACCGGATCCCGATATGGAAGAGGAAGAATACTACGAGTGGGAAGACCGGGTCAATATCCTGCATGATATGATTGATGCGATAGATAGTCGAATGAACTGATTCGACTATCAATGAAATATCGCTTCGCGATGTGAAATATACCGCAGCGCGGTATGTGAAATACTGACTTCGTCAGCATGAAATATTGGCTTTCAGCCAATGTGACAGAAACGCGGAACACCTGCTGTCACATTTCCTCAACGCCTGAGCTGTCAAATAATGCATACTGTACAGGAGTGAAAATGCCGCCATGTGCCGCAGTAAGAAAAACAGCGATCGTAAAGGAAGCGTATTTGGAAAAGGGTCCAGGATTATTATCGGCCTTCTCTCGGCTACTGTGGTATGTATGTTGATCGAAATAATCCATGCGGCGATTGAAGTGCACGAAATCAGTGGAAGGTTCGGCATTAAAGAATCCTTTCTTGAGATTCTGATGGGAATTCTTGGGTATGCGTTCCCTTTGAAAACGCTGGCGATTGGCCTGGTATTCGGCGTAGTCTGGTATGTGTACAGCAAAAGAAGGAAAGACATCAACGACGCGATGGAAGCAGCGGAAGAAGAGAAAGAAGCAGAGGAAATTGCCCCGGAGCAGGAAGAGTTTATCGAGCCTGTACAATACAAACAACAGTGACGAGGTTCCTGAAAGGACCGGTTCGCAGAAGCGGATCGGTCCTTTAAAGTGCCTGGAAAGCGTAAGACTTTCGGACAAGGAACCGCCCCCCCCCTGTCCGGAATAATATTGTCAGAAATACTGTATACAAAAGAATGTTTCATTGTTTAGTAAACAGGAGGAGAGTATAATTTATACATGAAAATATATTCTTTTCTGTCAATATAAGGAGGAAGACAGTATGAAGAAATGGATTGCTCTTCTTCTGAGTCTGGTGATGATCATGAGCGTCATGAACATTGCCGTGGCCCAGGAACCGCTGACTGCTACAGTGGCAGGTTTCGGCGGAGACGTAACAGTGACCGTTGAGGTGGATGGCGAAGGCAAGATCGTCTCCATCGCTGCGGACGGATCTACACAGACGCCTGATGTAGGCGGCAAAGCGGCCAATGACCTGAACGAGGGTGTGCTGGCTGGACTGGCTGGCACAGAACTGGCTGAACTGGACGCTGCCGGAATCGAAGGAATCACCGGCGCGACCGTGACCTCTGAAGCGATCAAGACCGCTCTGGAGATGATCAAGGCAGAAGCTACCGGAGCGGAAGCGGCTCCTGTGCAGGACGGCACCTACACCGTGACTGTGCCCGCTTATTCCGTGACCGAGCAGATGACGCTGAACATCACCTTCGAAGGCGGAAAGTTGACCAAGATTGAGACCGTGACCGCGGGCAACACCCCCGTGATCTTTGCCACGGTTGAAGAGAACCTGTATCCCCGGCTGATCGAAAACCAGAGCCTGGAAACCGACGTGATCACCGGCGCGACCGTTGCTTCCGGTGCTGTGAAGCAGGCAGTTGAAAAGGCAATCGAGATGGCAGGCGGAAGCGTTGCGGACTGGCACAAGCCCGTGGCAAAGTCTGACGCTGTTGTCGAGCTGAACGACTATGACGTGATCGTGGTCGGCCTCGGCGGCGCCGGCATGACGGCTTACCTGTCCGCTGCGGAGAGCGGCGCGACCGTGTTCGGTATTGAAAAGGCTGCCAAGGTTGGCGGCAACTCCACCAATACTTCCGGCCCCATGGCCATCAACCCGCCGTCCCGCGTGGAAGCCAACGGCGGCCAGATTGTTCCTCCGGAAGAACTACTGGCTGACTGGGCTGAGTACACCACCATCGACGGACAGCAGGATGCCAAGCTGGACGTGGTTGAGATGTTCATCAACAACTCCGGCGAAACCCTGGACTGGATGGAAAAGTATTCCTTCCAGTTCGGCGATGAGATGAAAGCCTTCTTCCATCCCGCCGGATGGAAGGTCTGGACTTCCTACGCGGGCAAAGACGGCAAAACCAAGGATGAAGCTTATGTGGAAGCCATGGAAGCCGCCAAGGCCATGAACGAAAAGAACGACTACAAGCTGGAGCTGACCGCGACCGAGCTGCTGGTGGAAGACGGCAAGGTGGCTGGTGTGAAGGCGGTTGCTGCTGACGGCACCACATACCTGGTACACGGCAAGAGCGTGATTCTGGCTACCGGTGGTTTCATTGGCGATGAGGAACTGTCCAACGAATACATCCACGGTGTGTGGAGAACCGAAGCTATGACCCAGTGCGATGGCGCGGGTATCAAGATGGCCCAGAACGCTGTGAACGCGAACCTGTACAACCTGGACGTTGTGCCGGTATCCCACATTGCGCAGGTTTACAACATCGTCCGCAACGATGACCTGACCGCTGACCAGAAGGCCATCCTGACCTCCCTGGCGCTGGATAAGGCCTATCCCGTGGTGGGCGAGGACGGCGTGAAGGTGAACGATAAGATCGGCATGTTCTTCGCGTTTGACGTATGGGCAGCCGGCCCCACCTACTACGTGATCTACTCTGAGAACGAGATGAACGGCTTCAAGGAGAACGGCCTGGCCGCTGCGAACACTCCCATGTTCCTGGCCCAGGGCGGTACTGTGGAAGCCGGCGTGCCGGTGGCTGACCTGGATCAGATCCTGAGCGTGGGCGAAGCTTACGGCGATGTGTTCAAGGCTGACTCCCTGGCGGCCCTGGCTGACCAGCTGGGCCTGGAGAAACTGACCGAGAACGTGGAAGACCAGGGTGGCGCCTACTACGCCATCAAGGGTGCTTCTTACGTATACTCCACCTGCGGCGGCGTGGAAGTAGACACCAACCTGAACGTTGTGGACGTGGACGGCAACCCCGTGTCCGGCCTCTACGCTGTTGGTAATGATTCCCTGGGCGTGCTGCTTGCTTCTGAAAAGGCTTATGTGACCTACGGCGGCGCTGCTGCCGGCTGGGCACTGACCAGCGGACGGCTTGCCGGCGCTTACGCTACTGCGTATGCCAAGGGAGAGTAAGGCTGCTTCGCAACAATGAAATATTGATCTTCGATCAATGTGAAATGCCCGGCTGAAGCCGAGCATGAGAGTTACCCTGGCAGCCAACAAGGGCGAAGA is a window encoding:
- a CDS encoding tetratricopeptide repeat protein, which encodes MQAIKCEVCGSSDLIKKDGIFVCRYCGMQYSLPEVQKMLGTVKIDKTEERNNYFILARRFFAGTNYADALKYYDLALREDPQNWEAIYLYAVTSVATQDCNYLYRNLESIINMSKVYLRQIATDTPEENQMVDVNLFIDAHTLFIRKGTELMADYIRNSGADMRKPENYYYAFGYSAIDVYGTLRELFSCFPECIERYEEFLLEMIAARPECFERKARKEILKQLSKKIKKRKRAKI
- a CDS encoding FAD-binding protein; this translates as MKKWIALLLSLVMIMSVMNIAVAQEPLTATVAGFGGDVTVTVEVDGEGKIVSIAADGSTQTPDVGGKAANDLNEGVLAGLAGTELAELDAAGIEGITGATVTSEAIKTALEMIKAEATGAEAAPVQDGTYTVTVPAYSVTEQMTLNITFEGGKLTKIETVTAGNTPVIFATVEENLYPRLIENQSLETDVITGATVASGAVKQAVEKAIEMAGGSVADWHKPVAKSDAVVELNDYDVIVVGLGGAGMTAYLSAAESGATVFGIEKAAKVGGNSTNTSGPMAINPPSRVEANGGQIVPPEELLADWAEYTTIDGQQDAKLDVVEMFINNSGETLDWMEKYSFQFGDEMKAFFHPAGWKVWTSYAGKDGKTKDEAYVEAMEAAKAMNEKNDYKLELTATELLVEDGKVAGVKAVAADGTTYLVHGKSVILATGGFIGDEELSNEYIHGVWRTEAMTQCDGAGIKMAQNAVNANLYNLDVVPVSHIAQVYNIVRNDDLTADQKAILTSLALDKAYPVVGEDGVKVNDKIGMFFAFDVWAAGPTYYVIYSENEMNGFKENGLAAANTPMFLAQGGTVEAGVPVADLDQILSVGEAYGDVFKADSLAALADQLGLEKLTENVEDQGGAYYAIKGASYVYSTCGGVEVDTNLNVVDVDGNPVSGLYAVGNDSLGVLLASEKAYVTYGGAAAGWALTSGRLAGAYATAYAKGE